GAACGTCAGTTCCAAGAATTAGCAATGTCACCTATCCGGTGCGAGTTCAGCCCATGTCGAAATCTCGACTATGTCCGATGGTGAACCCACAAAATTCAAATAATCGGTATCGTTTAACTGGAAGCTTGGATATATCGAGTCATGACGCTGATTATTCTTGTTTCTGCATGTTTCAACCTTTCAGAACCGCTCACCGCTCGGCAAATTGTGTTTTCAGCAGTCTTCGAAGCTCTGCACGAGCTCGCACCAACCGGGATTTCACAGCTGCCACCGAGATGTTGAGGGCTAGAGAAACGTCACGGGCTGATCCGCCCGTCTGTTGAAGTTCAATGACGGAGCGGAGATGCGCGGGTAGGCGGCTGATCGCCTTGTGCAAGCTGGTGGCCCGTTCGTTATGAATATAGAACTCATATGGTCCCATCGTCTTGTCGGCAGGATCGAACATGATCCACGTATCCGTGTCGCCTCCTCCTATGTAGATCGACACTTCGGGATTTCTACGGCGCCGTCTGAGTACTGTAAGTGCGGAGTTGATCCCGATACGGGTGATCCAGCTCGAGAAAGTGGCTCGCTCATCGAAGCTGTTCAGTGCCCTGTATGCCCGGAAAAAGCAATCCTGGAGTGCATCCTCTGCGTCTGGCGGGCTTTTCACTATGCGATAAATTGCACGGTAAATCATAGGAGAACAGCGATCACAGAGTTCAACGAACGCGCGCTTATCTCCCGCCTTCGCCGCAGCCATGAGGATTTCGTATCCCGTGTCCGGGATCGAGTTGCTGCAGTCGATATTGGGCTCGCTGACGGTAACTTCCACATGCTCCCCCTAAACATCTGAGAATATCCTTGCAATTAGCCCTTGCGGCTTTGCGCTGGCATCTACGGAGAGAGCCATTCCGCATGGGCATCGCTCTTGATGCTTTCAAAATAACTACGGCGTAAAGTGGGCGCAATTATCACTTTGTATAGGTAGGGATTGGAAGAGACTAGCCAAGATGGTGGCTAGAGCTGAGATCGAGGCGTCTACCTGGCTCAGTAAAAGTCATGCGACGCAGTTTCAACTGTGAAAGGCCCAATCCCTCAACTTGCTTCACTTTGACCGAGATCGTACGGTCCAGATTCTGTAACTCGCCCTCGATAAACAGAAGCGTTCCATAAGTAATCACAGCACAATGGTGGCTCATAGAAGTCCGGAGTGAAAATCGCGTTCGCGGTCCCGCTTTTGTCTTCGAGCATCATAAAAACGAAGCCTTTGGCTGTTCAGGGGCGCTGTCGATCCTGTGACGCAAAATATCGGAAGAACATCGCCGTGCCAGCTATCTCAATCGTCGATTCACTCAAAGGCTTTCCCTACTCCTGCGTCAGAAGCTGTGAAAGCTGAAAGACCTGGGATTCAATAATCTCCGCTATTCTGTTCAATGCCTGTTACCGTTCGCTCAGCGGCCTGCGACTCCAGACGGGAAAGGCGGATTCGGCGCGGCGACAGCATCGTGGAGTTGTTTCACAGACGTGCGCGGGCAAGATGCAAACACTAGCCCAGTAGCAGGGTTGACGACATCCATTGACTGATCTTCATCGACCAGTCGCCCATCGATGAGAAGCCTTAAGCTAGACATTCGTTTCTTTCTCGCCTTTGGTTGAGGCGGCTTCGCTGACAACGACAAGCCCAAGCCTCTGCAACACTTCCGTTGCTGCACGTAGAGCGCTCCAGGCCGCCGGAAAGCCGGCATAGGCTGCGGACTGGAGAATTGCTTCTTCAATCTCACGAGCGCTCAGGCCATTGGTGACACCAATTTCGACATGGTTCCTTAGCTCGTCGGTTTGACGGAGGCCGATGAGGATACCGATGGTTACGAGGCTGCGCTGCTTCCGGTCAAGCCCTTCGCGGCCCCATACGCTGCTAAATACGTAATCCGTGGCATGTTGGATCAAGGCAGCGCCAAAGCTATCGCTCTCCATGCGTGCTTCCATCTCAGCCGCCCGCTCGGCTCCACGAAGCTCCGAGAATATCCGCAATCCATCTTGCTGTTTTTCCGTCATGGTGTGCCTTTCATGGATGGCCTATCGAGCGGAGCATAGTACGGCGACGGTTACGTGCCGTACTACGCTCCGCTCTTATAGAAGTCTACCTATCCCAAGACATCACCAAGCAGCGCCTTTGGCTCGACATATGCCTCGAAGCCAAACACTCCATACTCCCGTCCAATCCCCGACTGCTTGAAGCCGCCAAAAGGCGCTAAAGCATCGTGCCCAAGAAAATTGATGAGCACTCGTCCAGCTTCGATTTGTGATGCAACCCGATTTGCCCGTACGAGGTCTGTTCCGCTGACAAAGGCATGAAGGCCGTAGATCGTGTCATTCGCAATGGAAATCGCCTCTTCGTCGGTCTTGTAGGTGATCATGGAGATAACCGGCCCAAAGATCTCTTCCTGCGCGATCGTCATATCGTTGGTCACGTTGACGAAGACGGTGGGCTTCACAAAATTGCCGCCCTCCAAACCTTCCGGATGGCCAGGTCCCCCGATCAACACCTCTGCTCCGCCATCTATGCCGAGTTGGATGTAGTGCTGGACCCTCTCATATTGTTTTTTGCTCACCATCGGCCCGACGCTCGTGCCTTCCATGTGGGGAGGCCCGACCTTCACCTGCGCGACCGTTTCCTTGACCAGAGCCTTGATCTCCTCCGCACGGCTCTCCGGCACCAGCAGTCGCGTTCCGGCGATACAAGCCTGCCCGCTGTTTGCGAAGCCGGCAGCGACCGCCAAAGGAACGGCTCTGCTCAAATCGGCATCGTCCAAAATGATGTTGGGCGACTTTCCACCAAGCTCAAGAGTGACTCGCTTCATGGTGTCTACAGCCCCGCGCGCGATGATCTTGCCGACAACCGTCGAGCCCGTAAAGGAAATCTTGGAGATGTGAGGATTGCGAGTAATCTCTGCGCCGACCACGTCGCCTAAACCCGTGACAATGTTGAAGACACCAGGCGGCAATCCAGCCTTGTCCAGGCAT
This is a stretch of genomic DNA from Granulicella sp. WH15. It encodes these proteins:
- a CDS encoding aldehyde dehydrogenase family protein — translated: MKLITNHYINGKFVPSHGTAQYDLINPSTNAVIGRLTLADEKDTQDAIAAAKAALKSFSKTTKQQRSDYLQKLHDAVMERADELIDAVMEEYGAPRARAKGSTLDAANNFLAAKEALQGFEFVRSVGKSRVLLEPVGVVGIITPWNSTYGFVCNKLAMAIATGCTSVIKPSEMSGIQVQLLTECLDKAGLPPGVFNIVTGLGDVVGAEITRNPHISKISFTGSTVVGKIIARGAVDTMKRVTLELGGKSPNIILDDADLSRAVPLAVAAGFANSGQACIAGTRLLVPESRAEEIKALVKETVAQVKVGPPHMEGTSVGPMVSKKQYERVQHYIQLGIDGGAEVLIGGPGHPEGLEGGNFVKPTVFVNVTNDMTIAQEEIFGPVISMITYKTDEEAISIANDTIYGLHAFVSGTDLVRANRVASQIEAGRVLINFLGHDALAPFGGFKQSGIGREYGVFGFEAYVEPKALLGDVLG
- a CDS encoding sigma-70 family RNA polymerase sigma factor — protein: MEVTVSEPNIDCSNSIPDTGYEILMAAAKAGDKRAFVELCDRCSPMIYRAIYRIVKSPPDAEDALQDCFFRAYRALNSFDERATFSSWITRIGINSALTVLRRRRRNPEVSIYIGGGDTDTWIMFDPADKTMGPYEFYIHNERATSLHKAISRLPAHLRSVIELQQTGGSARDVSLALNISVAAVKSRLVRARAELRRLLKTQFAER
- a CDS encoding carboxymuconolactone decarboxylase family protein — protein: MTEKQQDGLRIFSELRGAERAAEMEARMESDSFGAALIQHATDYVFSSVWGREGLDRKQRSLVTIGILIGLRQTDELRNHVEIGVTNGLSAREIEEAILQSAAYAGFPAAWSALRAATEVLQRLGLVVVSEAASTKGEKETNV